A window from Telopea speciosissima isolate NSW1024214 ecotype Mountain lineage chromosome 8, Tspe_v1, whole genome shotgun sequence encodes these proteins:
- the LOC122671451 gene encoding auxin-responsive protein IAA27, with protein sequence MSTPLEHDYIGLSEVSSSMENSEKISSSSSTVSTELDDKNNVLNLKETELRLGLPGSESPERKSGGGVSILKTLVSGAKRGFSDAIDGSGKWVFSGNSGSEVDLSKGAVLFSPRGGNGGKSLSVLENTTQQPGSTATVLKDVVPASPKPVQEKKAQVSAANDHGMAPAAKAQVVGWPPIRSFRKNTMATSPAKTGDDAEGKSGSGCLYVKVSMDGAPYLRKVDLKTYSNYTELSTALEKMFSCFTIGQCGSHGVPGRDGLSESRLMDLIHGSEYVLTYEDKDGDWMLVGDVPWEMFTGSCKRLRIMKGSDAIGLAPRAMEKCKNRN encoded by the exons ATGTCTACGCCCTTAGAACATGATTACATAGGCTTGTCAGAGGTTTCTTCTTCCATGGAAAACTCTGAGAAgatctcatcttcttcctctacggTTTCCACAGAGCTTGATGACAAGAACAATGTCCTTAACCTTAAGGAGACTGAACTTAGGCTTGGGTTGCCTGGTTCTGAATCCCCTGAAAGGAAGTCTGGAGGTGGGGTTTCTATTCTCAAGACTCTCGTTTCTGGGGCTAAAAGGGGTTTCTCCGACGCCATTGATGGCTCTGGGAAATGGGTTTTCTCTGGGAACTCTGGATCTGAGGTTGATTTGAGTAAAGGTGCTGTCCTGTTCTCTCCTAGAGGTGGGAATGGTGGGAAGTCTCTCTCTGTTTTGGAGAATACAACTCAGCAGCCTGGTTCGACTGCTACTGTACTGAAAGACGTTGTCCCAGCGTCACCAAAGCCTGTGCAAGAGAAGAAAGCTCAAGTTTCTGCTGCAAATGACCATGGAATGGCTCCTGCTGCTAA GGCGCAGGTGGTAGGATGGCCACCAATTCGATCTTTCCGGAAGAACACCATGGCTACCAGCCCAGCAAAGACGGGAGATGATGCTGAAGGAAAGTCTGGTTCAGGCTGTCTTTATGTTAAGGTTAGCATGGATGGTGCTCCATACTTGAGGAAGGTTGACCTCAAAACCTACAGCAACTATACCGAACTTTCAACTGCCCTTGAGAAGATGTTCAGCTGCTTTACCATTG GTCAGTGTGGCTCTCATGGAGTCCCAGGCCGAGATGGGCTTAGCGAGAGCCGATTGATGGATCTCATCCATGGTTCTGAATATGTGCTCACTTATGAAGACAAGGATGGTGATTGGATGCTCGTGGGCGACGTTCCATGGGA GATGTTTACTGGCTCATGTAAGAGGCTGAGGATCATGAAGGGTTCAGATGCAATTGGTTTAG CTCCAAGAGCCATGGAAAAGTGCAAAAACCGCAACTAG
- the LOC122672111 gene encoding uncharacterized protein LOC122672111: protein MRLIGWNCQGLGRPSTIRALNNLLKAENPEILFIMETKSKEAVIDKVRRRGNFQNYITVDPVGASGGLALLWKENVNLSVIVAETNFIDVEVNGPHAPPFYLTCVYGDPVRHRRRAVWDKITALNHHRSRWLCFGDFNSYLSWHEKEGGARGASHDGEIFRDFLHSCEFFDLGFNGSIFTWNNKRKGDANIRIRLDRALCNAAWRQSFEDTAVFIKPAVCSDHCPIMVDTEGGRTRGKRPFRFESMWTMHEDCKNVAQKAWSIPVTGQASKQTLLKIAHCQEMFRKWNVEVFGNIHESIKALKTELAHVQGLLSSLYSQEKETELQKLLDTQLEREEEMWRQKSRADWLKGHIPKELNKTFICLIPKVKAPESADQFRPISLCNIAFKVITKVIADRLSGVLDQLISPSRSAFVPGRLISDNIMVAHELFHYIKKQKKGKEKYLALKLDMRKAYDRLEWSFIEGMLLKLGFSRNWVQLVMTCITSVSYSLLVNGCIKGDISPSRGIRQGDPISPSIFILCSQALTAIIKKAEMEGNLKGVKVRHRGEPITHLLFADDCLLFAKVDLQEVNSLKDCLDLYCSATGQAINFHKSSLMFSPNTHERIKRWFARILKVKHGDGPSKYLGLPTHFGVTKKEVFDDIKERTLSKLQGWKGKLLSHVGKEVLLKAAVAPMANYASSHFKLPSSFHDSVKKASARFFWGDSDEKQRIHWMSWQRLCRPKSRGGLGFKDSKLQNRALLAKAAWRLWSSPDSHWAKFLKSIYFPRSDFLEAKEGNRPSWGWRSLLVGREVLLEGLIWRVGDGSKIKIWEDRWVPTLPGGKLQFQKSEDCNLLYVVDLIDHSNRRWNLDLLQAVLHPSDLAAVSKISLSHFGGEDKRFWGASRDGRFSVKSAYKMLARKEEENLAARASTSRSHKWDHIPDVVWNRIWSIQSLPKIKALLWRSCNEALATGAGLQARHVNIDPSCSKCGFQPENGDHILFDCPFARNVWFGSPLQFSPPERPSLVDWIHSWNVWFKQDKKMAREAISRASFICWYLWRARNEQVFNGKTWDPSDVLQMADKAFVEFSNAVRFSGGASNSSSVGLGNDSSHRCSFWTPLPMGSVKANCDAAFTAETSRGGLGIIFRDHSGALVKARSIPLVLGSIIQGELLAIRDALLLALELGYDNLVVESDSLDAILFVEGSKSPGWEVEDLVVDVTTLRTSFPSIIFSFVPRAMNCVSDALARKALSIGYMTDWPNSIQWLQDLCVIDATGCTHPSHQ from the exons ATGAGGCTCATTGGCTGGAATTGTCAGGGGCTGGGGAGACCCTCGACAATTCGTGCTCTGAATAATCTCCTCAAGGCTGAGAATCCAGAAATTCTCTTTATCATGGAGACAAAAAGCAAGGAAGCTGTTATCGATAAAGTTAGAAGAAGGGGTAATTTTCAGAACTACATTACAGTGGACCCTGTAGGGGCTTCAGGAGGTTTGGCGCTTCTGTGGAAGGAAAATGTGAACTTGTCGGTTATTGTGGCTGAAACAAACTTTATTGATGTGGAGGTAAATGGTCCACATGCCCCTCCTTTCTACCTCACCTGTGTCTATGGAGACCCAGTCCGTCATAGAAGGAGAGCAGTGTGGGATAAAATTACGGCTTTAAACCATCATAGAAGCCGCTGGTTATGTTTTGGGGATTTTAATTCCTATCTTTCTTGGCATGAGAAAGAGGGGGGTGCTAGGGGTGCCTCCCACGATGGTGAGATCTTCAGGGACTTTCTTCACAGCTGTGAATTCTTCGACCTAGGCTTTAATGGTTCCATTTTTACATGgaataataaaagaaagggggaTGCTAATATTAGAATAAGGCTCGACCGAGCCCTTTGCAATGCGGCCTGGAGACAATCCTTTGAGGATACTGCTGTGTTTATTAAGCCTGCTGTTTGCTCCGACCACTGCCCTATTATGGTGGACACTGAAGGAGGAAGGACTAGGGGGAAAAGGCCTTTCAGATTTGAGTCCATGTGGACCATGCATGAGGATTGTAAAAATGTGGCGCAAAAAGCTTGGTCTATTCCTGTTACGGGACAAGCCTCTAAGCAAACATTGTTGAAGATTGCTCATTGTCAAGAGATGTTTAGAAAGTGGAATGTGGAGGTTTTTGGGAATATTCACGAGAGCATTAAGGCTTTGAAAACTGAATTGGCTCATGTTCAGGGTTTACTGAGCTCCTTATACTCTCAAGAGAAAGAAACCGAGCTTCAAAAACTGCTTGACACTCAATTAGAGAGGGAAGAGGAAATGTGGCGCCAGAAATCGAGGGCGGATTGGCTCAAAG GTCATATCCCTAAGGAGTTAAATAAGACTTTTatttgcctcattcctaagGTAAAAGCTCCTGAGAGTGCAGACCAATTCCGGCCTATTAGCTTGTGCAACATCGCCTTCAAAGTCATCACCAAGGTTATTGCTGACCGCCTGAGTGGGGTCTTGGACCAGTTGATTTCGCCTTCCCGGTCTGCTTTTGTTCCTGGCAGGTTAATCTCTGATAATATTATGGTGGCGCATGAGTTATTTCACTACATTAAGAAgcagaaaaaagggaaagagaaatacCTGGCTCTGAAATTAGACATGAGGAAGGCCTATGACAGGTTGGAATGGAGTTTCATTGAAGGTATGCTTCTTAAGTTGGGTTTCAGTAGAAATTGGGTGCAACTTGTTATGACCTGTATCACTTCAGTTTCTTATAGTCTTCTTGTTAATGGGTGTATTAAGGGGGATATTTCCCCATCTAGGGGAATCCGCCAGGGGGATCCAATCTCGCCTTCCATTTTTATTCTCTGTTCTCAAGCGCTTACAGCTATTATTAAGAAGGCTGAAATGGAGGGTAATCTCAAAGGGGTGAAAGTTCGTCACAGAGGCGAACCCATCACCCACCTCTTGTTTGCTGACGACTGTTTACTTTTTGCTAAAGTTGACTTACAGGAGGTTAACTCTCTAAAGGACTGCTTGGATCTCTACTGTAGTGCTACAGGTCAAGCCATTAATTTTCATAAATCCAGCCTTATGTTTAGTCCAAATACTCATGAAAGAATAAAGAGATGGTTTGCTAGAATTCTTAAGGTGAAGCATGGCGATGGACCATCAAAGTATTTGGGATTACCTACACACTTTGGGGTAACCAAAAAAGAGGTCTTTGATGATATCAAGGAAAGGACTCTTAGTAAACTCCAAGGCTGGAAAGGGAAGTTATTGTCTCATGTTGGAAAAGAAGTGCTACTTAAAGCAGCAGTAGCTCCTATGGCTAACTATGCCAGTTCTCATTTCAAGCTTCCTTCGTCCTTTCATGACTCAGTGAAAAAGGCTTCTGCTAGATTTTTTTGGGGTGACTCTGATGAGAAGCAGCGAATTCATTGGATGTCTTGGCAGAGGTTGTGTAGACCTAAATCGAGAGGTGGTTTGGGCTTCAAGGATTCTAAGCTTCAGAATCGTGCTTTGCTTGCAAAAGCTGCTTGGAGGTTGTGGTCTTCTCCGGACAGCCATTGGGCTAAGTTTTTGAAATCTATTTACTTTCCTCGTAGTGACTTTCTGGAAGCTAAAGAAGGAAATCGCCCTTCTTGGGGTTGGAGGAGTCTTCTTGTAGGCCGTGAGGTTCTCCTAGAAGGTCTGATATGGAGAGTTGGGGACggttccaaaataaaaatttgggaaGATAGGTGGGTTCCAACCTTACCAGGTGGCAAGCTTCAATTTCAAAAATCGGAGGATTGCAATTTATTGTATGTGGTGGATCTTATCGACCATTCAAATAGGAGATGGAACCTTGATTTATTACAAGCTGTGTTGCACCCTTCAGATCTAGCTGCAGTGTCTAAAATTTCTTTGAGTCACTTTGGTGGAGAAGACAAGAGATTTTGGGGAGCTTCTAGAGATGGTCGATTTTCAGTCAAGTCGGCTTATAAAATGCTTGctaggaaggaggaggagaacctTGCTGCGAGGGCTTCCACGTCTAGAAGCCATAAATGGGATCATATCCCTGATGTAGTTTGGAATAGAATCTGGTCTATTCAATCCCTTCCTAAAATCAAAGCTTTGTTGTGGCGCTCTTGTAATGAAGCTTTGGCTACTGGAGCGGGGCTTCAAGCTCGTCATGTGAACATCGATCCAAGCTGTTCTAAATGTGGTTTTCAGCCTGAAAATGGTGACCATATTCTCTTCGATTGTCCCTTTGCTCGAAATGTTTGGTTCGGTAGTCCTCTTCAATTCTCTCCTCCTGAAAGGCCGAGCTTGGTGGATTGGATTCATAGCTGGAATGTTTGGTTCAAGCAGGATAAAAAGATGGCTCGAGAAGCTATCTCTAGGGCTTCTTTCATTTGTTGGTACCTTTGGCGTGCCCGAAATGAGCAGGTGTTTAATGGCAAGACCTGGGATCCATCGGATGTGCTTCAAATGGCTGACAAAGCTTTCGTGGAGTTTTCTAATGCTGTCCGATTTTCAGGGGGTGCTTCAAACTCCTCTTCGGTTGGCTTGGGGAACGATAGTTCTCATCGTTGTTCTTTTTGGACTCCCCTACCGATGGGCTCGGTTAAAGCAAATTGTGATGCGGCTTTCACTGCTGAGACGAGTAGGGGAGGACTGGGAATTATTTTTAGAGACCATTCTGGTGCTTTGGTTAAGGCTCGCTCCATCCCTCTTGTTCTTGGTTCGATCATCCAGGGAGAACTGTTGGCAATTCGTGATGCTCTACTTCTGGCTTTAGAGCTGGGATATGATAATCTTGTGGTGGAATCGGATAGCTTGGATGCTATTCTTTTTGTTGAGGGGTCAAAGTCCCCAGGGTGGGAAGTGGAGGACTTAGTAGTGGACGTGACTACGCTAAGGACTTCTTTTCCCTCTAttatcttctcttttgttcctAGGGCTATGAACTGTGTCTCGGATGCTCTAGCAAGGAAGGCGCTGTCTATTGGGTACATGACAGATTGGCCAAACTCCATTCAGTGGCTTCAGGACCTTTGTGTGATTGATGCCACTGGTTGTACTCACccctctcatcaataa
- the LOC122638295 gene encoding uncharacterized protein LOC122638295 isoform X1 — MLERVLSVRRGPQFNEEGDEDDESKTRKSISFAMRVTKLMSKIGVLWPLIILFVSLLLVSIVMHSRRLVCVSSFEPYSRMNFFGIDGLESDFGSLGVPWCRSKHGQMVEWTLKDLLKGLEEFVPIYETRPIKNNMYGMGFDHSFGLWFITRWLKPDLMIESGAFKGHSTWVLRQAMPDKPIVSLTPRHPEKYLKKGPAYVDVNCTYFAGKDFVDFGSVDWGSVMKKHGITDVNQVLIFFDDHQNELKRLKQALKAGFRHLIFEDNYDTGTGDHYSLRQICDQFYIRGGGHSCFRDSDEARIRTKRKKFWEKAMDIEELCGPGEAWWGVRGEMRDNFNHSNKAISFVEHFQNSRFVESVLDVYWELPPVAGPSLTHQTRYDPARAPSPIVEDGRFGLFQRLGLTRLETSVFNGYTQMVYLQISEPGS, encoded by the exons ATGCTCGAGAGAGTGCTATCTGTGCGTAGAGGACCGCAATTTAAcgaagaaggagatgaagatGACGAATCCAAGACCAGAAAGAGCATCTCCTTTGCCATGAGAGTGACGAAGCTGATGAGCAAGATTGGGGTTTTATGGCCACTTATCATTCTCTTCGTCAGCCTTCTTCTCGTTTCTATTGTAATGCATTCTCGCCGCCTCGTCTGCGTTTCTTCTTTCGAACCCTATTCTCGGATGAACTTCTTTGGCATTGATGGCCTTGAATCTGACTTTGGATCTCTCGGCGTGCCCTGGT GCAGATCGAAACACGGGCAAATGGTTGAATGGACATTGAAGGATTTGCTTAAGGGCTTGGAAGAGTTTGTACCAATTTACGAAACTAGGCCCATAAAAAATAACATGTATGGAATGGGTTTCGACCACAGTTTTGGTCTTTGGTTCATTACTCGATGGTTGAAACCAGATTTGATGATTGAGAGTGGTGCTTTCAAGGGGCATTCCACTTGGGTTCTACGACAAGCAATGCCAGACAAACCAATTGTGTCACTTACACCTCGGCACCCAGAGAAGTACTTGAAGAAAGGACCTGCCTATGTTGATGTAAATTGTACTTACTTTGCTGGAAAAGACTTTGTAGATTTTGGAAGCGTTGATTGGGGAAGTGTGATGAAGAAACATGGGATCACTGATGTCAATCAAGttctcatcttctttgatgaccatcagaatgaattaaaaag GCTTAAGCAGGCATTGAAAGCTGGGTTCCGGCATCTCATCTTTGAGGACAACTATGATACGGGAACTGGTGACCATTACTCTTTGAGGCAGATCTGTGATCAGTTCTATATAAGAG GAGGTGGGCATAGCTGCTTTAGAGATAGTGATGAAGCCAGGATAAGGACGAAACGGAAGAAGTTCTGGGAAAAGGCAATGGACATAGAAGAACTATGCGGGCCAGGGGAAGCATGGTGGGGTGTCAGAGGGGAGATGCGGGATAATTTCAACCACAGCAACAAGGCAATTTCCTTTGTGGAACATTTTCAAAACAGCAGGTTTGTGGAATCAGTTCTAGATGTATATTGGGAGCTACCTCCAGTGGCCGGTCCTTCCCTTACTCATCAAACAAGATATGATCCTGCTCGTGCACCCAGTCCTATTGTTGAAGATGGTAGGTTTGGCTTGTTTCAGAGGCTTGGTTTAACCAGGCTTGAAACATCTGTATTCAATGGGTACACTCAGATGGTATACCTTCAAATATCTGAACCTGGGTCTTAA
- the LOC122638295 gene encoding uncharacterized protein LOC122638295 isoform X2: MVEWTLKDLLKGLEEFVPIYETRPIKNNMYGMGFDHSFGLWFITRWLKPDLMIESGAFKGHSTWVLRQAMPDKPIVSLTPRHPEKYLKKGPAYVDVNCTYFAGKDFVDFGSVDWGSVMKKHGITDVNQVLIFFDDHQNELKRLKQALKAGFRHLIFEDNYDTGTGDHYSLRQICDQFYIRGGGHSCFRDSDEARIRTKRKKFWEKAMDIEELCGPGEAWWGVRGEMRDNFNHSNKAISFVEHFQNSRFVESVLDVYWELPPVAGPSLTHQTRYDPARAPSPIVEDGRFGLFQRLGLTRLETSVFNGYTQMVYLQISEPGS; encoded by the exons ATGGTTGAATGGACATTGAAGGATTTGCTTAAGGGCTTGGAAGAGTTTGTACCAATTTACGAAACTAGGCCCATAAAAAATAACATGTATGGAATGGGTTTCGACCACAGTTTTGGTCTTTGGTTCATTACTCGATGGTTGAAACCAGATTTGATGATTGAGAGTGGTGCTTTCAAGGGGCATTCCACTTGGGTTCTACGACAAGCAATGCCAGACAAACCAATTGTGTCACTTACACCTCGGCACCCAGAGAAGTACTTGAAGAAAGGACCTGCCTATGTTGATGTAAATTGTACTTACTTTGCTGGAAAAGACTTTGTAGATTTTGGAAGCGTTGATTGGGGAAGTGTGATGAAGAAACATGGGATCACTGATGTCAATCAAGttctcatcttctttgatgaccatcagaatgaattaaaaag GCTTAAGCAGGCATTGAAAGCTGGGTTCCGGCATCTCATCTTTGAGGACAACTATGATACGGGAACTGGTGACCATTACTCTTTGAGGCAGATCTGTGATCAGTTCTATATAAGAG GAGGTGGGCATAGCTGCTTTAGAGATAGTGATGAAGCCAGGATAAGGACGAAACGGAAGAAGTTCTGGGAAAAGGCAATGGACATAGAAGAACTATGCGGGCCAGGGGAAGCATGGTGGGGTGTCAGAGGGGAGATGCGGGATAATTTCAACCACAGCAACAAGGCAATTTCCTTTGTGGAACATTTTCAAAACAGCAGGTTTGTGGAATCAGTTCTAGATGTATATTGGGAGCTACCTCCAGTGGCCGGTCCTTCCCTTACTCATCAAACAAGATATGATCCTGCTCGTGCACCCAGTCCTATTGTTGAAGATGGTAGGTTTGGCTTGTTTCAGAGGCTTGGTTTAACCAGGCTTGAAACATCTGTATTCAATGGGTACACTCAGATGGTATACCTTCAAATATCTGAACCTGGGTCTTAA